A region of Maribacter algicola DNA encodes the following proteins:
- a CDS encoding YtxH domain-containing protein, with translation MSEENKDFGDKAEDAAKEFQEEVKKTFDPQNPDNGKTVAIIAHITFIGWIVAIVMNSQNKTEFGSYYIRQTLGIWILMIVLSFIPIVGCFASLLGLVLIIMSLINAANGKMVPIAVVGTYFQDWFKSL, from the coding sequence ATGTCAGAAGAAAACAAAGATTTTGGCGATAAGGCGGAAGATGCCGCCAAAGAATTTCAAGAAGAGGTAAAAAAAACATTCGACCCTCAGAATCCGGATAACGGTAAAACAGTGGCCATTATAGCACATATCACCTTTATTGGCTGGATCGTGGCAATCGTTATGAACAGCCAAAACAAAACCGAATTTGGTAGTTATTACATTAGACAGACTTTGGGTATATGGATTTTGATGATAGTTTTGAGCTTCATTCCAATAGTGGGATGTTTTGCGAGCCTTTTGGGCCTTGTTTTGATAATTATGAGTCTGATTAACGCCGCAAATGGGAAAATGGTTCCAATAGCGGTTGTTGGCACCTATTTTCAAGATTGGTTCAAGAGTTTATAG
- a CDS encoding GNAT family N-acetyltransferase has translation MISIRPMAATDWEKVAKIYGEGIATGMATFETQIPSYQKWDGSHLKNCRFVGLYNDNLAGWATLAPVSSRHVYRGVAEVSIYIGQNYRGLGLGKALLQHLILESEAQGFWTLQSGIFPSNQTSIKLHEAVGFRKIGVRERVGKLNGVWIDNVLYERRSTVIGID, from the coding sequence ATGATTTCCATTAGACCGATGGCCGCCACCGATTGGGAAAAGGTTGCCAAAATTTATGGAGAAGGCATAGCTACGGGCATGGCTACTTTTGAGACCCAAATTCCCAGTTACCAAAAATGGGACGGTTCGCACTTGAAAAATTGTCGATTTGTGGGACTTTATAATGATAACCTGGCTGGATGGGCCACCTTAGCGCCTGTCTCTAGCCGACATGTTTACAGGGGGGTAGCCGAGGTCAGCATTTACATCGGTCAAAATTACAGGGGGTTGGGCCTTGGAAAAGCGCTTTTGCAACACCTGATTTTGGAGAGTGAAGCACAAGGATTTTGGACTTTACAATCGGGGATTTTCCCATCGAACCAAACAAGTATAAAACTACACGAAGCGGTGGGTTTCAGAAAAATAGGTGTCCGCGAGCGGGTTGGAAAGTTAAACGGGGTTTGGATCGATAATGTACTCTACGAAAGACGAAGTACGGTTATAGGTATAGATTAA
- a CDS encoding GNAT family N-acyltransferase, which translates to MGLVTAKEVAKAVNLSKLGFIGTFMGWALMKVTRISGVNRFYDSIAHLEGTDFTKAILDHFEIDFEIPEEDFKRLPKEGPFITISNHPLGAIDGVLLMNLMLPKRPDFKIMANFLLQRMVPLDPYILPVNPFEGHKDVKSSVMGFKKTLEHLKNGHPLGIFPAGEVSTYRDGKLIVDKPWEDAVLKLIRKAEVPVVPIYFHARNSKLFYRLSKLNDIFRTAMIPSQVFSQHNRPIKIRIGQPISVQTQKEQEDMVEFSDLLRRKTYILSNAYEKERLIDQIPTSLKIPKPPKKIASAMRKEVMQGEIEKLREKDCRLLQSKNYEVFLAKEKDIPFILKEIGRQREVTFREIGEGTNNAIDLDKFDSYYYHLFLWDDSEKCIVGAYRMGLGSEIFPEYGIDGFYLQDLFRVEPELYGMMKNSIEMGRAYITKEYQQKPMPLFLLWKGIVHTTLRHPEHKYLIGGVSISNQFSNFSKSLMIEFMKSHYWDPYVAQYIRPKKEFKVKLKDADKEFVFDETQADLNKFDRLIDEVEPGNLRLPVLIKKYIKQNAKVVAFNVDPLFNNSVDGLMYIKIADLPESTVKPVMEEFQAELERKLAESQQNQE; encoded by the coding sequence AAGGCTATTCTGGACCACTTTGAAATTGACTTTGAGATTCCGGAAGAAGATTTTAAAAGGTTGCCAAAGGAAGGACCCTTCATTACCATTAGCAACCATCCGTTAGGTGCCATAGACGGTGTCTTGTTAATGAACCTGATGCTACCCAAACGACCGGATTTTAAAATCATGGCCAATTTTCTTTTGCAGCGAATGGTTCCTTTGGATCCCTATATTCTTCCGGTTAATCCTTTTGAAGGACATAAGGATGTAAAAAGTAGTGTCATGGGGTTTAAAAAAACCCTGGAACATTTAAAAAACGGCCATCCTTTGGGCATTTTTCCGGCAGGTGAAGTGTCTACGTACCGTGATGGAAAATTAATCGTTGACAAGCCTTGGGAAGATGCTGTCCTAAAGCTTATTAGAAAGGCAGAGGTACCGGTAGTCCCTATTTATTTTCATGCACGAAATAGCAAGCTTTTTTACAGGCTTTCCAAACTGAACGATATTTTTAGAACGGCCATGATTCCTTCGCAGGTATTTTCACAACATAATAGACCCATTAAAATCAGGATTGGCCAACCTATATCCGTACAGACCCAAAAGGAACAGGAAGATATGGTGGAATTTTCAGATCTGTTGCGAAGAAAGACCTATATTCTTTCCAACGCCTACGAGAAGGAGCGCTTGATTGATCAGATACCTACCTCCTTAAAAATCCCCAAGCCACCTAAAAAAATTGCATCCGCCATGCGAAAGGAAGTGATGCAAGGCGAAATTGAAAAGTTACGGGAAAAGGACTGTAGATTGTTACAAAGCAAGAATTATGAGGTTTTCTTGGCCAAGGAAAAGGATATTCCCTTTATCCTGAAGGAAATTGGTAGACAGCGCGAAGTTACCTTTAGGGAAATAGGTGAGGGCACCAACAATGCCATCGACCTTGATAAATTCGATTCCTATTATTACCATCTTTTTCTTTGGGACGATTCAGAAAAATGTATTGTAGGGGCCTACAGAATGGGTCTGGGATCTGAGATATTTCCGGAATACGGAATAGATGGTTTTTACTTACAGGACCTGTTTCGTGTGGAGCCTGAACTGTATGGGATGATGAAGAATTCCATTGAAATGGGTAGGGCCTACATCACCAAGGAATACCAACAGAAACCCATGCCCCTGTTCTTGCTTTGGAAGGGCATCGTACATACGACCTTACGCCATCCGGAGCATAAATATCTTATTGGCGGGGTAAGTATCAGCAACCAATTTTCCAATTTTTCAAAATCCTTGATGATCGAGTTTATGAAGTCCCACTATTGGGATCCCTATGTGGCCCAATATATACGCCCCAAAAAGGAATTTAAGGTGAAGCTTAAGGATGCCGATAAGGAATTTGTCTTTGACGAGACCCAAGCCGATTTGAACAAGTTCGATAGATTGATCGATGAAGTGGAGCCGGGCAATCTTCGGTTGCCGGTGCTCATTAAAAAATACATCAAGCAGAACGCCAAGGTGGTCGCATTTAATGTGGACCCTTTGTTCAATAATTCTGTGGATGGATTGATGTACATAAAAATTGCGGATTTGCCCGAAAGTACCGTAAAGCCCGTAATGGAGGAATTTCAGGCGGAATTGGAACGCAAGTTGGCCGAATCCCAACAAAATCAAGAGTAA
- a CDS encoding ArsR/SmtB family transcription factor has translation MGVTKTQIFNQKQNELAIIFKVLANPARIAILEYISRQEACICNDIVDEIGLAQPTISQHLKELKSIDLISGEIEGKRVCYCINLKKWSAIQDMLNSFFNTTKTNCC, from the coding sequence ATGGGAGTTACCAAAACACAGATATTCAACCAAAAACAGAACGAACTGGCCATTATCTTTAAAGTGCTTGCAAACCCTGCACGAATCGCCATTCTGGAATATATAAGCAGGCAAGAGGCCTGTATCTGTAACGATATCGTGGACGAAATAGGGCTGGCACAACCTACCATTTCCCAACATTTAAAGGAATTGAAGAGTATCGATTTAATTTCCGGGGAAATAGAAGGAAAGCGGGTTTGCTATTGCATCAATCTTAAAAAATGGTCGGCCATTCAAGACATGCTAAATTCGTTTTTCAACACTACCAAAACGAATTGCTGCTAA
- a CDS encoding DUF6428 family protein: MKTHEFLSFLQENPNKNLLFEYKPGELVGANYHITEVKNVTIDSIDCGANPDFWKETIIQLYESPLEKDKREYMSAYKALSILNKVDKIKPMERDVEVKFEYSNPNFHTAQLFVNDLEISGENLIVKLGVEKTDCKAKETCGIPETMTETSSACAPGSGCC, translated from the coding sequence ATGAAAACACATGAATTTTTGTCCTTTTTACAGGAAAACCCCAATAAAAACCTTTTGTTCGAATACAAACCTGGAGAATTGGTAGGGGCCAATTATCACATCACCGAAGTGAAAAACGTAACTATCGATTCCATTGATTGCGGTGCAAATCCAGATTTTTGGAAGGAAACCATCATCCAACTCTATGAGAGCCCTTTGGAAAAGGACAAACGGGAATATATGTCGGCCTACAAGGCGCTCTCCATACTAAATAAAGTAGATAAAATAAAACCCATGGAGCGGGATGTAGAGGTCAAGTTCGAATATAGTAATCCTAACTTTCACACTGCACAATTGTTCGTGAACGATCTTGAAATTTCAGGTGAAAATCTAATCGTCAAATTAGGTGTAGAAAAAACGGATTGTAAGGCCAAAGAAACCTGTGGTATTCCAGAGACAATGACCGAGACCTCCTCTGCCTGTGCGCCGGGAAGTGGCTGTTGCTAA